One segment of Leucoraja erinacea ecotype New England unplaced genomic scaffold, Leri_hhj_1 Leri_58S, whole genome shotgun sequence DNA contains the following:
- the LOC129694241 gene encoding eukaryotic translation initiation factor 4E type 2-like has protein sequence MNNKFQALKDDDSGDHEHYEENEALKEKETELCEQEKTQNTAKRKVVTPGVGEHPLQYNYTFWYSRRTPSRPANTQSYEQNIKQIGTVASVEQFWRFYSHLVRPGDLTGHSDFHLFKEGIKPMWEDEANKNGGKWIIRLRKGLASRFWENIILAMLGEQFMVGEEICGVVVSIRFQEDIISVWNKTACDQATTARIRDTLRRVLNLPPSTIMEYKTHTDSIKDNSSFRNTKIAV, from the exons ATGAACAATAAATTCCAAGC CTTAAAAGATGATGATAGTGGAGACCATGAACACTATGAAGAGAACGAGGCACTGAAGGAGAAGGAAACAGAATTGTGTGAACAGGAAAAGACACAAAACACAGCCAAAAGAAAG GTAGTGACTCCTGGAGTTGGCGAGCACCCTCTTCAGTATAACTACACATTCTGGTACTCCAGGCGTACACCAAGCAGACCAGCTAACACCCAGAGCTATGAACAGAACATTAAACAGATTGGTACCGTCGCCTCA GTGGAACAATTCTGGAGGTTCTACAGCCACTTGGTGCGGCCAGGTGACCTGACAGGACATAGTGATTTCCACCTCTTCAAGGAAGGAATCAAACCCATGTGGGAG GATGAAGCCAACAAGAATGGCGGCAAATGGATAATACGATTGCGCAAAGGCCTGGCATCCCGATTCTGGGAAAATATCATCCTAGCCATGTTGGGAGAGCAATTTATGGTCGGAGAGGAAATCTGTGGAGTTGTGGTATCCATCCGATTTCAA GAGGATATAATTTCGGTATGGAACAAAACTGCTTGTGATCAAGCAACCACTGCTAGGATACGGGACACACTGCGCCGTGTATTAAATCTACCACCAAGCACCATTATGGAGTACAAGACACACACGGACAGTATCAA